In the genome of Desulfobaccales bacterium, one region contains:
- a CDS encoding methylmalonyl-CoA mutase family protein produces the protein MSDKEQLERIKEAKAKYDEKVAKALQKMPERKADFLNTSGIPVGRVYTPLDMAEFDYLKQLGLPGQYPYTRAVQPTAYRGRFWTMRQYAGFATAEETNERYHFLLKSGQTGLSVAFDLPTQIGYDSDHALAQGEVGKVGVCIDSLWDMERLFQGIPLDQVSTSMTINSPCAVIMAMYLAVAEKQGVPFNKLRGTVQNDILKEYPARGTYIFAPRPSMRLITDIFAYCTQEVPQWNTISISGYHIREAGSTAVQEIAFTLANGIAYVEAAIAAGMKVDEFGPRLSFFFNAHSDFLEEVAKYRAARRLWAKIMKERFNAADPRSLMLRFHTQTAGCSLTAQQPLNNIMRVAFQAMSAVLGGTQSLHTNSFDEALALPSELAVQVALRTQQVVAYETNVCDTIDPLAGSYYLENLTDAVEARAQEYIDQIDRMGGAVAAIEKGFIQREIAASAYKFQREIEKSERIVVGLNRFQTHEEKQTGLLKVDPEVGAKQIARLQELKNTRDNAAVATALAELKTAAQGTDALMPPILNAVRNLATLGEVCDTLRGVFGEYEAPALL, from the coding sequence ATGTCTGATAAAGAACAGTTGGAACGCATTAAAGAAGCCAAGGCCAAGTATGATGAAAAGGTGGCCAAGGCGCTGCAGAAAATGCCGGAACGCAAAGCGGATTTTCTCAACACTTCGGGCATCCCCGTGGGTAGGGTTTATACTCCCCTGGATATGGCAGAGTTCGATTATCTGAAGCAATTGGGTCTGCCCGGCCAGTACCCTTACACCCGCGCAGTGCAGCCTACCGCTTATCGCGGCCGCTTCTGGACCATGCGCCAGTATGCCGGGTTTGCCACCGCCGAGGAAACCAACGAACGCTACCACTTCCTCTTGAAATCCGGTCAGACCGGGCTGTCGGTGGCCTTCGATCTCCCCACCCAGATCGGCTATGATTCCGATCACGCTCTGGCCCAGGGCGAAGTGGGCAAGGTCGGGGTTTGTATCGACTCCTTGTGGGACATGGAGCGCCTCTTCCAGGGCATCCCTCTGGACCAGGTGTCAACCTCCATGACCATCAATTCCCCTTGCGCCGTCATTATGGCCATGTACCTGGCCGTGGCGGAAAAGCAAGGTGTCCCTTTCAATAAACTGCGGGGCACCGTGCAAAACGATATCTTGAAGGAATACCCGGCCCGGGGCACCTATATCTTTGCCCCCCGGCCTTCCATGCGCCTCATCACCGATATCTTCGCCTACTGCACCCAGGAAGTGCCCCAGTGGAACACCATCAGCATCAGCGGTTACCACATCCGGGAGGCCGGCTCCACTGCGGTTCAGGAAATCGCCTTCACTCTGGCCAACGGCATCGCTTACGTCGAGGCCGCCATTGCCGCGGGCATGAAGGTGGATGAGTTCGGGCCCCGGCTCTCTTTCTTCTTCAACGCCCATTCCGACTTCCTGGAGGAGGTGGCCAAATACCGGGCCGCCCGCCGCTTGTGGGCCAAGATCATGAAGGAGCGCTTCAACGCCGCCGACCCCCGCTCCCTGATGCTCCGCTTCCATACCCAGACCGCCGGCTGCTCCCTCACCGCCCAGCAGCCCCTCAACAACATCATGCGGGTGGCCTTCCAGGCCATGAGCGCCGTGTTGGGCGGCACCCAGTCCCTGCACACCAACTCCTTTGACGAGGCCCTGGCCTTGCCCTCTGAGCTGGCGGTCCAGGTGGCCCTGCGCACCCAGCAGGTGGTGGCCTACGAGACCAACGTCTGCGATACTATCGATCCGCTGGCGGGCTCTTATTATCTGGAAAACCTCACTGATGCCGTGGAGGCCCGGGCCCAGGAATACATCGACCAGATCGACCGCATGGGCGGCGCGGTCGCGGCCATCGAAAAAGGCTTCATCCAGAGAGAGATTGCGGCCAGCGCCTATAAATTCCAGCGGGAGATCGAAAAGAGCGAGCGCATCGTCGTGGGCCTGAACCGCTTCCAAACCCACGAAGAAAAACAAACGGGCCTCCTCAAGGTCGACCCGGAAGTCGGCGCAAAACAGATAGCTCGCCTCCAGGAACTGAAAAACACCCGGGACAACGCCGCCGTCGCGACAGCCCTGGCCGAGCTCAAGACTGCGGCCCAAGGCACCGACGCACTCATGCCGCCCATCCTCAACGCGGTCAGGAACCTGGCCACCCTGGGCGAAGTCTGCGACACCTTGCGAGGCGTCTTCGGCGAATACGAAGCCCCGGCGCTGCTGTGA